Proteins encoded in a region of the Falsibacillus albus genome:
- the sda gene encoding sporulation histidine kinase inhibitor Sda yields the protein MYSFILLKDTEFLEIYKLAKEVEVSSDFIFLLEQELHKRQLL from the coding sequence TTGTACTCATTTATATTATTAAAAGACACTGAATTCCTAGAAATTTATAAGCTAGCAAAAGAAGTCGAGGTTTCCAGCGACTTCATTTTCCTTCTCGAACAGGAGCTTCACAAACGACAGCTTCTATAA
- a CDS encoding class I SAM-dependent methyltransferase, which produces MTNQFDQKTKEYAIGRPGYPEGVLAAIKEIGIDEHAVIADIGAGTGLLTRMLGNLGCSVSAVEPNEEMLNVCRRYCEDSKNIDFIHASAEQTTLKENSVDLITMAQSFHWFDKSLCQKEFKRILKENGHMMTLWNDMQSDSEWEKEYISTLYRYKVKTTAAISKFDPDEEKRNFFGQEFTKVYFDHCHSVTEEGFIGGALSLSYTPAKTDHNYDEFVAELQRLFSKYQQNGIITFHYKTEVCVGQFAKSLT; this is translated from the coding sequence ATGACAAATCAATTTGACCAGAAAACAAAAGAATATGCCATTGGCAGACCCGGTTATCCGGAAGGAGTACTGGCTGCCATCAAAGAAATCGGAATCGATGAACACGCAGTCATTGCTGATATCGGCGCCGGGACAGGACTTCTTACAAGAATGCTGGGAAATCTGGGCTGCAGCGTGTCGGCAGTCGAGCCTAATGAAGAGATGCTGAATGTGTGCAGACGTTATTGCGAGGATAGTAAAAACATTGATTTTATTCACGCCTCTGCCGAACAGACCACATTAAAAGAAAACAGCGTGGACCTTATTACGATGGCTCAGTCCTTTCATTGGTTTGACAAGTCATTGTGTCAAAAGGAGTTCAAACGGATTTTAAAAGAGAATGGACACATGATGACCTTGTGGAACGATATGCAGTCAGACAGCGAATGGGAGAAAGAATATATCAGTACATTATACCGATATAAAGTTAAAACGACTGCTGCCATCTCCAAATTTGATCCCGATGAAGAGAAACGGAACTTCTTCGGTCAGGAGTTTACAAAGGTATATTTTGACCATTGCCACTCCGTAACAGAAGAAGGGTTTATCGGAGGAGCCCTCTCGTTATCGTACACACCAGCGAAGACAGACCATAATTATGATGAATTCGTGGCGGAACTTCAACGGCTGTTCTCCAAATACCAACAAAATGGAATCATCACCTTCCACTATAAAACAGAGGTATGCGTTGGTCAGTTTGCAAAATCGTTAACGTAA